In a genomic window of Myotis daubentonii chromosome X, mMyoDau2.1, whole genome shotgun sequence:
- the LOC132223944 gene encoding LOW QUALITY PROTEIN: insulin-like growth factor 2 mRNA-binding protein 2 (The sequence of the model RefSeq protein was modified relative to this genomic sequence to represent the inferred CDS: inserted 1 base in 1 codon; deleted 2 bases in 1 codon), with the protein MMYKLYIGNLSPAVTADDLRQLFGDRKLPLAGQVLLKSGYAFLDYPDQNWAIRAIETLSGKVELHGKIMKVDYSVSKKLRSRKIHIRTIPPHLQWEVLDGLLAQYGTVENLEQVNTDTETAVVNVTYSTREEAKTAIEKLSGHQFENYSFKISYIPDEEVSSPSPPDRAQRGDRSSREQGHAPGGSSQARQIDFPLPFLVPTQFVGAIIGKEGLTIKNITKQTQSLVDIHRKENSGAAKKPITIYATPEGTSEACCMIKKEDSHKEADETKILNISSHSLLACKISAENSTDNMETLRTEEIPLKILAHNRLVGRLIRKEGRNLKKIEHETGTKITISSLQDLSIYNPERTITVKGTVEACASTEMEIMKKLREAFENDMLAVNQQANLIPRLNLSALGIFSTGLSVLPSPAGPRGPPPAPPYHLFATHSGYFSSLYPPHQFNXFPHHHSYPEQEIVNLFIPTQAVGAIIGKKGTHIEQLARFAGASIMIAPAEGPDVSERMVITTGPPEAHFKAQGRIFGKLKEENFFNPKEKVKLEAHIRVPSSTAGRVIGKGGKTMNEVQNLTSAEVIVSRDQMPDENEEVIVRIIGHLFASQTAQRKIREIIQQVKQQEQKYPQGVASQRCK; encoded by the exons ATGATGTACAAGCTTTACATCGGGAACCTGAGCCCCGCCGTCACCGCCGATGACCTCCGGCAGCTCTTCGGGGACAGGAAGCTGCCCCTGGCGGGACAGGTCCTGCTGAAGTCTGGCTACGCCTTCCTGGACTACCCGGACCAGAACTGGGCCATCCGCGCCATCGAGACCCTCTCGGGTAAAGTGGAATTGCATGGGAAAATCATGAAAGTTGATTACTCAGTCTCTAAAAAGCTCAGGAGCAGAAAAATTCATATTAGAACTATCCCTCCTCACCTGCAGTGGGAGGTCTTGGATGGACTTTTGGCTCAGTATGGGACAGTGGAGAATCTCGAACAAGTCAACACAGACACAGAAACTGCGGTTGTCAATGTCACATATTCAACAAGAGAAGAAGCAAAAACAGCCATCGAGAAGCTGAGTGGTCATCAGTTTGAGAACTATTCCTTCAAGATTTCCTACATCCCAGATGAAGAGGTGAGCTCCCCTTCGCCCCCTGACCGAGCTCAGCGTGGGGACCGCTCTTCCAGGGAGCAAGGCCACGCCCCTGGGGGCTCTTCTCAGGCCAGACAGATTGATTTCCCGCTTCCGTTCCTGGTCCCCACCCAGTTTGTTGGTGCCATCATCGGAAAGGAGGGCTTGACCATAAAGAACATCACTAAGCAGACCCAGTCCCTGGTAGACATCCATAGGAAGGAAAACTCTGGGGCCGCGAAGAAGCCCATCACCATCTATGCCACCCCAGAGGGGACTTCGGAAGCGTGCTGCATGATT AAGAAGGAGGATTCTCATAAGGAGGCTGATGAGACCAAAATTTTGAATATATCATCCCACTCCCTCCTGGCTTGCAAAATTTCTGCCGAGAACTCCACCGATAATATGGAAACTCTGAGAACTGAAGAGATTCCTCTGAAAATCTTGGCCCACAATCGCTTGGTTGGAAGACTTATCAGAAAAGAAGGCAGAAATTTGAAGAAAATTGAACATGAAACTGGGACCAAGATAACAATTTCATCCTTGCAGGATTTGAGCATATACAATCCTGAAAGAACCATCACTGTGAAGGGCACAGTTGAGGCCTGTGCCAGTACTGAGATGGAGATTATGAAGAAGCTACGTGAGGCCTTTGAAAATGACATGCTGGCTGTAAATCAACAAGCCAACCTGATCCCGAGGTTGAACCTCAGCGCACTTGGCATCTTTTCAACAGGATTATCTGTGCTGCCTTCACCTGCAGGGCCCCGAggacctccccctgctcccccctaCCACCTGTTCGCTACCCACTCTGGATACTTCTCCAGCTTGTACCCCCCTCACCAGTTCA CGTTCCCACATCATCACTCTTACCCGGAGCAGGAGATCGTGAATCTCTTCATCCCGACCCAGGCCGTGGGGGCCATCATCGGGAAGAAGGGCACGCACATCGAGCAGCTGGCTCGGTTTGCGGGGGCCTCCATCATGATTGCCCCAGCGGAAGGCCCAGACGTCAGTGAAAGGATGGTCATCACCACCGGACCGCCAGAAGCCCACTTCAAGGCTCAGGGGCGGATCTTTGGGAAACTGAAAGAAGAAAACTTCTTTAACCCCAAAGAGAAGGTGAAGTTGGAAGCCCACATCAGAGTGCCCTCTTCCACTGCTGGCCGGGTGATCGGCAAGGGCGGCAAAACCATGAATGAAGTGCAGAACCTAACCAGCGCAGAAGTCATCGTGTCTCGTGACCAAATGCCCGATGAAAACGAGGAAGTGATCGTCAGAATTATTGGGCATCTCTTTGCGAGCCAGACCGCACAGCGCAAGATCAGGGAAATCATACAACAGGTGAAGCAGCAGGAGCAGAAATACCCTCAGGGAGTCGCCTCACAGCGCTGCAAGTGA